One genomic window of Solea solea chromosome 12, fSolSol10.1, whole genome shotgun sequence includes the following:
- the actr6 gene encoding actin-related protein 6 has protein sequence MATLVLDNGAYTAKIGYSLEKVSVIPNCQFRSKTSRLKTFTANQLDEIKDPSGLFYILPFQKGYLVNWDVQRKVWDHLFGKEMFKVDFADTSIIITEPYFDFTSTQDSMNEILFEEYQFQSVLRTNAGSLSAHHYFHTKSSELCCLVVDSGFSFTHIAPYCRSKKMKEGICRINVGGKLLTNHLKEIISYRQLHVMDETHVINQVKEDVCYVSQQFYKDMEIAQMKGEENTAMIDYVLPDFTSIKKGFCKPREEMVFSGKYKTGEQILRLANERFAVPEMLFHPSDIGIQEMGIPEAIVHSIQSLPEEMQPHFYQNIVLTGGNTLFPGFKERLEAELRSLVPAHLPVSVLLPANPICYSWEGGKLLAHHPDYDEMVVTREDYDENGHCICEEKFDI, from the exons ATGGCGACGTTAGTTCTGGACAACGGAGCTTATACGGCGAAGATTGGCTACAGTCTGGAGAAAGTCAG cGTCATCCCAAACTGCCAGTTTCGCTCTAAAACGTCCAGATTAAAAACCTTCACCGCCAATCAGCTGGATGAGATCAAGGACCCGTCAGGTCTCTTCTACATCCTCCCCTTCCAGAAG GGTTATCTGGTCAACTGGGACGTCCAGAGGAAAGTGTGGGATCATCTGTTTGGAAAAGAGATGTTTAAG GTGGATTTCGCAGACACCAGCATCATCATCACGGAGCCGTACTTCGACTTCACCTCCACGCAGGACTCAATGAACGAGATCCTGTTTGAGGAATACCAGTTCCAGTCGGTCCTCAGGACAAACG CTGGCTCTCTCAGCGCTCATCACTACTTCCACACCAAATCGTCGGAGCTCTGCTGTTTGGTGGTCGACAGCGGCTTCTCCTTCACCCACATCGCCCCCTACTGCCGCAGCAAGAAAATGAAGGAGGGCATCTGCAG gatCAATGTTGGAGGGAAACTGCTGACTAATCACCTGAAGGAGATCATTTCATATCG acAGTTACACGTCATGGATGAAACTCATGTGATCAACCAGGTGAAAGAAGACGTTTGCTACGTCTCACAGCAGTTTTACAAGGACATGGAGATCGCACA GATGAAGGGGGAGGAAAACACTGCGATGATCGATTACGTCCTCCCAGATTTCACCTCCATcaaaaaaggcttctgcaaG CCCCGAGAGGAAATGGTCTTCAGTGGAAAGTATAAGACAGGAGAGCAGATCCTGAGGTTGGCCAATGAGCGCTTTGCTGTTCCCGAGATGCTATTCCACCCATCAGACATCGGCATCCAGGAGATGGGAATCCCAGAAGCCATCGTCCACTCCATCCAGTCCCTGCCAGAAG AGATGCAGCCCCACTTCTACCAGAACATTGTCCTGACTGGAGGGAACACTTTGTTCCCGGGCTTCAAGGAGCGACTGGAGGCGGAGCTGCGATCACTCGTCCCCGCCCACTTGCCTGTGTCAGTCCTGTTGCCTGCAAA cCCCATCTGTTACTCTTGGGAAGGAGGGAAGTTGTTGGCTCACCATCCAGACTATGACGAGATG